The nucleotide sequence GATCCGAGTTCCGAATCGTGGATGAATGACGAGGTTATGCCGGCCAAATGTCCCCATTCCGGCGGCTACCGCGGCATGGCGCTGCGAAAAATCCGCTAACGCCTTGCTCATTCTGTCCTTATCTATTTCCATTGGATAAGCGTAAGGCATAGTCACTACTTTTGCCTGAAACTCGTTTTTCAGGAAGCGGCTAATTTGATAACTGCAAGACCGCTGAAAATAATTCATGTCTAACCGACCATTCATGGCTATGGTAGTACTGGGGCTTTCGCAAGTGTCCAATTCCTGAAAAACCAAAGATATAATCGTTTTTGCTCCCGGCAAAAAGTTCTCGACGGGATAAGACTTTGGGCTTCGATAGTCCTCAACTTTTGCAAAGCCAACATCATCTACACCTAGATCCAAAATATACTTTCTGATCTTTTCCTTAACCATGTTCATCCTCCCCATACAGATTTCTTACTCTGAACTGCAGTCAGAAACTTAATTTTTCTTCCCGGATCGGCAGGTTAACCAGCGCTGCTAAGGACGCTAAAATAATATCTACATACCACACCCATAAATAATTACCATCGTGCGCCATCGCTAATCCGCCGAGCCATGCGCCTAAAAACCCTCCAATTTGATGCGTAAACAAAGTTAACCCAAAAAGTGTAGCTAAATATTTCGTTCCGAAAAGTTTCCCTACGAGTCCAGCTGTTGGCGGTACCGTCGCCAGCCAAGTAAAACCAATAGAAGCGGCAAAAACATAAAAGGTCAAAACCGTTTTGGGAGCAAGAAGGTATAAGGCAATCATTACAGCTCGGCTGCCGTACATGACAGCCAGTATGTACTTCATCCGATATCGCGAGCCAAGATGTCCGGCAAATAAGCTGCCGGCTATATTAAATAAGCCAATAATCGCCAAGGATGCCGCAGAAACATGTGCCGTATGTCCGCATAAAGCCACTTCACCCGGCAAGTGCGTCACCAGGAATGCAACATGAAAACCGCAGGTAAAAAATCCCGCATGCAGGCATAAATAGCTTCGATCATACATCGCCTGACGTAATTGTGGTAATAAGCCTTCTATTTTCTGCTCTGATCGTTCTGCCTTTTCGGCTAATCCCTTCCCAGATAACGAAGAGGCAAGAGGAATTGTCAGAAGCGTTGCAGCCGCCATAGTAAACATGGCAGAGACCCAGCCAAAACCACTGATAATTGCTTGTAAAAGCGGTGCGAAAATAAATTGCCCTAATGAACCTCCGGCATTGATAAAACCACCCGCAAAAGCACGACGTTCCGGAGGAAGTTGATGAGAAGTAGCGCCAATAAGTATGGAAAAACTCCCTGCTCCAGCTCCGGCCGCACTCAAAACTCCCATCGTCATAATAAGCGACCATTCCGAATGAATGAAGGGAGTGAGCGCCAATCCGCCCGCAAGCATGAGCGTTCCAAAAACAAGGACTCCATACG is from Anaeromusa acidaminophila DSM 3853 and encodes:
- a CDS encoding MFS transporter; translation: MQMNSTRGAWLLMVSSAAILAITMGSRQSVGLFVSPIDAATGLGIVSISFALAVGQFVWGLAQPIFGAIADKRGSYGVLVFGTLMLAGGLALTPFIHSEWSLIMTMGVLSAAGAGAGSFSILIGATSHQLPPERRAFAGGFINAGGSLGQFIFAPLLQAIISGFGWVSAMFTMAAATLLTIPLASSLSGKGLAEKAERSEQKIEGLLPQLRQAMYDRSYLCLHAGFFTCGFHVAFLVTHLPGEVALCGHTAHVSAASLAIIGLFNIAGSLFAGHLGSRYRMKYILAVMYGSRAVMIALYLLAPKTVLTFYVFAASIGFTWLATVPPTAGLVGKLFGTKYLATLFGLTLFTHQIGGFLGAWLGGLAMAHDGNYLWVWYVDIILASLAALVNLPIREEKLSF
- a CDS encoding 4Fe-4S binding protein translates to MVKEKIRKYILDLGVDDVGFAKVEDYRSPKSYPVENFLPGAKTIISLVFQELDTCESPSTTIAMNGRLDMNYFQRSCSYQISRFLKNEFQAKVVTMPYAYPMEIDKDRMSKALADFSQRHAAVAAGMGTFGRHNLVIHPRFGTRIGLTAFITDLEIESDKKIEQDLCIHCDLCVKNCPGGALDETGKTNIGRCIRNSQPYGLGTAIGFWQKFADSTPEEQKQMFNEEKYWRMRQADSIGMQYYCFHCIKSCPIGQR